A region of Natribaculum luteum DNA encodes the following proteins:
- a CDS encoding ArsA family ATPase, whose product MSGLDVEPVDEADAETDDHSIEVTPTDSVDDETERQTIDVEPSDKPVEGPDYVLYGGKGGVGKTTMAAATALDSAQRGVRTLVVSTDPAHSLSDTFETDVPARPERIREDVPLYAAEIDPDAALEEGQAAFAAEGGALGGLGDMLGEESPMDAMFGGAMPGSDEAVAMQTLLEYMDDDRFERVVVDTAPTGHTLRLLQLPEVMDTMMGRLITFRQRIGGMIDGVKGMFGGGEMEEGQDLEDLEEMRERIERLRAALRDPGRTDFRIVMIPEEMSVVESRRLHQQLAEFEIPVDTIVVNQVMEPLADVTDDVDGDFLSPNLEECEFCQRRWDVQQKALMEAQDLFRGNDVRRVPLFADEVRGEEMLEVVAACLR is encoded by the coding sequence ATGAGTGGACTCGACGTCGAACCGGTCGACGAGGCCGACGCGGAGACGGACGACCACAGCATCGAGGTGACGCCGACCGACTCCGTCGACGACGAGACGGAGCGCCAGACGATCGACGTCGAGCCCTCCGACAAACCGGTCGAGGGGCCCGACTACGTCCTCTACGGCGGCAAAGGCGGCGTCGGAAAGACGACGATGGCTGCGGCGACCGCTCTCGACAGCGCCCAGCGAGGCGTGCGCACGCTCGTCGTCTCGACCGACCCCGCCCACTCGCTGTCCGACACGTTCGAGACCGACGTTCCGGCCCGCCCGGAGCGGATCCGCGAGGACGTCCCGCTGTACGCCGCAGAGATCGACCCCGACGCAGCACTCGAGGAAGGCCAGGCCGCCTTCGCCGCGGAGGGTGGCGCGCTCGGTGGCCTGGGTGATATGCTCGGCGAGGAGTCGCCGATGGATGCGATGTTCGGCGGCGCGATGCCCGGCTCGGACGAAGCGGTGGCGATGCAGACGCTCCTCGAGTACATGGACGACGACCGGTTCGAGCGCGTGGTCGTCGACACGGCGCCGACGGGCCACACCCTCCGCCTGCTGCAACTGCCCGAGGTCATGGACACGATGATGGGCCGACTGATCACTTTCCGCCAGCGCATCGGCGGCATGATCGACGGCGTCAAGGGAATGTTCGGCGGCGGCGAGATGGAGGAGGGTCAGGACCTCGAGGACCTCGAGGAGATGCGCGAGCGGATCGAACGCCTCCGAGCGGCGCTGCGAGATCCCGGGCGGACCGACTTCCGGATCGTCATGATCCCCGAGGAGATGAGCGTCGTCGAGTCGCGACGACTCCACCAGCAACTCGCCGAGTTCGAGATCCCCGTCGACACGATCGTCGTCAACCAGGTGATGGAGCCACTCGCCGACGTCACCGACGACGTCGACGGCGACTTCCTCAGCCCGAACCTCGAGGAATGCGAGTTCTGCCAGCGCCGCTGGGACGTCCAGCAGAAGGCGCTCATGGAGGCCCAGGATCTCTTCCGTGGCAACGACGTCCGGCGCGTCCCGCTTTTCGCGGACGAAGTGCGCGGCGAGGAGATGCTCGAGGTCGTCGCCGCGTGCCTGCGCTAG